TTCTCATAGGCTAGTTACATCGCATCTCTCGATAGATAGACATCACATTTCCGTCTTTAGAAGTTCTTACCGAAGAACTCAAGGACTGTCTTGTAACCCCTTTCATACTCCTCCTTGACGCGGTTGTCACTGAGATCGGCACGAGCGGCCATCCAGCCGTGGATCTGGTCCTTGAAGGTCTCTACGTGCTTGGCCACTTTGAGGTTGTCCTCAAActtcttgacctcctcaTCGGGCTCCTCCTTGGATGCGAGAAGCATGGTAGGGACCGAAAGGCCCTCAGCATCAGAAGCGTCTACCATGGCGGGGTGGATCTGGGCGGCAATGGAGAAGGGGTTAGAGTCTGCCTTGACGCTGAGAGCAACGACCTTGCCACCCCAGCAATACTATTTAGACTTGTCAGTACTGAAACATAGCTGCAACCAAATAGCACTTACTCCGATGATTCCGAACTTCTCGATGGAAGAGTCCTGGTCCTTGACAGCCTTTACATAGTCAGGAACTTGGCCGGCAACCTTGGGGGGAGGATAGG
The window above is part of the Fusarium oxysporum f. sp. lycopersici 4287 chromosome 8, whole genome shotgun sequence genome. Proteins encoded here:
- a CDS encoding carboxymethylenebutenolidase, translated to MTTMPASHGHNEACCNIPPVVSKGYEAKGTYKEIGGYKTYVTGSVDAKKAIVVIYDIFGYFDQTLQGADILAFSDAHQKYKVFIPDWFKGSPCPIEIYPPDNDDKKKQLGDFFGTYPPPKVAGQVPDYVKAVKDQDSSIEKFGIIGYCWGGKVVALSVKADSNPFSIAAQIHPAMVDASDAEGLSVPTMLLASKEEPDEEVKKFEDNLKVAKHVETFKDQIHGWMAARADLSDNRVKEEYERGYKTVLEFFGKNF